DNA from Aliarcobacter skirrowii CCUG 10374:
AAAACAAAATGTTTTGTCAAAAGAGTTTCCAAGATATAAAAAAGAGAATCTTGATACTACAAAACTTCAAGAAGAGATAAATAGTTTAAAGTTAAAAAAACAAGAGCTTGAAGATGAAGTTAGAGTTTTAGAGGATGAGTTATCTGCACTTGCTTTAACAGTTCCAAATTTTCCTGATGAGGATGTTCCTTTTGGAGTTGATGAGAATGAAAATGTTATTTTAGAAGTAGTTGGAGAGAGACCAAGCTTCTGTTTTGAGCCAAAAGAGCATTGGGATTTATCATGTGATTGGTTGGATTTTCAAAGAGGTGTAAAACTAGCAAAATCAAGATTTACAGCCTTAAAAGGTGATGGTGCTAGACTTGAGCGAGCTTTAATAAACTATATGCTTGATTTTAATAGAGCAAGAGGATTTAATGAGTGGTATGTTCCATTTATGGTAAATTCAAATATGCTTATAGGAACTGGACAGCTTCCAAAATTTGAAGAAGATCTATTCAAAATAGAGGGTGAAGATCTATATTTAATTCCAACTGCTGAGGTTAGTCTTACAAATTTATATAATGATGAAATTATTGATAAAAGTGAACTACCACTTTTACTTACTTCTTACACTCCTTGTTTTAGAAAAGAGGCAGGAAGTGCAGGGCGAGATACAAGAGGATTGATTAGACAACATCAATTTGATAAGGTTGAGATGGTTGCTATTACATCACAAGAGCAATCAGATGAAGTTTTTCAAGAGATGGTTCAGTGTGCTAGTGATTTATTAAGCTCTTTAGGTTTAGCTCACCAAAAAGTTAAACTTTGTAGTGGAGATTTAGGTTTTGGAGCAGCTGTTACTATAGATTTGGAAGTTTGGCTTCCAGGACAAAATAGATATAGAGAGATCTCATCAATCTCAAATACAAGAGATTTTCAAGCTAGAAGGGCAAAAATTAGATACAAAGATGATAAAAAAAATATATTAGCACACACTTTAAATGGTTCAAGTTTAGCAGTTGGAAGAACTTTGGTTGCTATTATGGAAAATTATCAACAAGCTGATGGAAGTGTGAAAATTCCTGAGGTATTAAAACCATATTTAAAATAAGATAAAAAATGTACAGTTTTTTAAGAGCTTAGGAGTTGCTCTTAAAAATAAAATCTTCTTTAATTTCTTTGGAGAAAAAAGGGGCTTGAGAGAGACCCCTTTTGGATACTTAGGTTTTAAATTCTATAATACTTTTTCATAACCTAAGATTTTAATAGAACGACCTTTTTAAGAGACCTTACCTTAAAATTGCTACATTTTAACTAAGGAGAGATAAGTTTGGTAAAATCTCTTGATCAGTGAAATAATACTCTTACAAAACTTAAAGTTTGCTATTTTAATGCTACTTTTCTTCCAAAATTTAAAATTTTTCCAAAAGTTTTTTTAATTTAAAGCTCTTTTTTATCAAACTCTTTTGCAAAACCTATTAAATCTTTTCTTTTTAAATCGCCTCTATAAACAATATCTTCAACATTGATATCTTTATTATTTAAAACTTTTGGAACTGCATCTGAATTTTCTAAAACTTGCATATGACGGCTAAGCTCTTCTTCACTATAACTCATCTGCATATCAGCAGTTATTACATTTGGAATTGCTTCAATGACTTTTAGTTTTTTAAGTTCATCTTCAACATTTTCACCCTCTATTGTAATTATAACTCTTCCTTTCTCATCATGCATATGATAGTCGCAAACACCTGATTTTTTAAGATTTTCAATCACACTTTCTAAATTTTTTGGTAAAGTTGTTACAACTATACTTGAGATATTCATTTTTTCTTCCTTTAATTAAGATT
Protein-coding regions in this window:
- a CDS encoding chaperone NapD encodes the protein MNISSIVVTTLPKNLESVIENLKKSGVCDYHMHDEKGRVIITIEGENVEDELKKLKVIEAIPNVITADMQMSYSEEELSRHMQVLENSDAVPKVLNNKDINVEDIVYRGDLKRKDLIGFAKEFDKKEL
- the serS gene encoding serine--tRNA ligase yields the protein MIDIKLLQNDFEKSSQLLEKKGVSKDILESLKVLAQKTKIKRQEQEETTAKQNVLSKEFPRYKKENLDTTKLQEEINSLKLKKQELEDEVRVLEDELSALALTVPNFPDEDVPFGVDENENVILEVVGERPSFCFEPKEHWDLSCDWLDFQRGVKLAKSRFTALKGDGARLERALINYMLDFNRARGFNEWYVPFMVNSNMLIGTGQLPKFEEDLFKIEGEDLYLIPTAEVSLTNLYNDEIIDKSELPLLLTSYTPCFRKEAGSAGRDTRGLIRQHQFDKVEMVAITSQEQSDEVFQEMVQCASDLLSSLGLAHQKVKLCSGDLGFGAAVTIDLEVWLPGQNRYREISSISNTRDFQARRAKIRYKDDKKNILAHTLNGSSLAVGRTLVAIMENYQQADGSVKIPEVLKPYLK